From the Oceanobacillus kimchii X50 genome, the window TCAAGATTGTATCGACCATCAAGGGAAGTTTCCTCGTTTAGATGTAGCCATTGATGATAGGAAGACCTATTTTGATATTCCGATGGCATTAGAAAAGGTGAAGAATGGCGAAGCCATTTCTAGATTTAGAAAAAGTGATTATAATGGTTCGTTAAATATTGAAGATGGAGGCTATTTAGGAACAACCATTTATTTTGGTTCCAAACAATCCGAAGTTTATCTATGTTTCTATCAAAAAAATTATGAACAAGCAAATAAATATCATACAGAGGTTGAGGAATACGGGGAATGGAACCGTTATGAGTTACGAATTAAAAATGATCGAGCGCATAAAACGATTTTAGAAATGCTGAAAACAAAAAATTTACTCGTAATAGCAAAAGGGATTATGAATAATTATTTAAGATTTGTAGAAAAGGAGAATTCAGAAGAAAGAAGGCATTGGAAGACCTCTTTATTTTGGGAGGAATTTATAGGCGACGTAGGAAAGTTGAAATTATATACAGACCCAAGTGAAGATTTTTACCAGAAATCAAAAGAATGGTATTTAAAGTATGGCATACGCACGCACAAAATGATAAAGCTAGTTGATGATACGTTAGGTACGACAGATTTAGATGATGCTGTATTTAAATCGGAATTAACACCAAAACAGGAACATATGTTGATGGTTCATCTTGCGAATGTTCAAGAGATGGTTGTCTAACCTTGTTTTTGAGGTGTGAGGTTGGCTAGTCGTGTGGGGACTAAACCCCACGTAATGAACATACGGTTAGTGTTTTTTAATGCGTAAAAAGTCAAACGTTTTTGTCGGTATCATGATTAAGACAAGTCGAATCTAATAAACCTCGTTTTTGAGTATGTTCGGCTTGGCGACATAAGCAAACCGACAAAATGACGGAAAGCAAGGGGGAAAAGATGGAGATTTTTTAGCGTAGCGATCTTTTTGGGAAAAAAGAAAAAATACGATCTGTCCCTTGCTTGGAGTTAAGTTATATGAATAGGTAGTACAACTGTAGCATTTTATAACATTCAGCATAAGATGATTTTATAATTTATATGCCTATGGGAGGAAAGAAAAATATGTACCCTTATCAATATCCTTATTCGTATCCTTATTATGCTTACCCACCAATTTCTAATTATTATATGATTCCAAATGATCGGAGTATGTCAAATGAATCTGATTATGCAGTTAACTTTTGGCCATATACAAACACTCAAAGTGATAGAAACACTGTACTAAAAGATTATGGAAAAGAACCATTTGTAGTGAATATAAACCAAGCTACCAAGCATAACAATACATTTCGTACAGCTATATGGACGGGAAATCATTTACAGGTTACTTTGATGAGCATAAATGTGGGAGATGATATAGGTCTTGAAGTTCATCCCAATATTGACCAATTTTTACGTATTGAAGAAGGTCAAGGATTAGTTCAAATGGGAGATGCGAAGGACCAATTATATTTTCAAAAAAGAGTTTATGATGATGATGCAATCATGGTACCAGCTGGTAAATGGCACAACCTTATTAATACGGGAAATAGACCACTTAAACTCTATACAATCTATGCCCCTCCTGAACACCCATTTGGTACGATTCATAAAACAAAAGCGGACGCAATAGCTGCCGAGGAAAATCATCACGAATAATTGAGTTGAAAAAATGTTTGCCTAAATCTTTAATTAATAGGCCTATTTATTGGATATCACATCATAAAATGATCAAACTTTTTGTGGGGAATTTATACTAAATTATAAGTGAAGAATCCATTTTGAGTAATCTTTTTTAAAATGGATTCTTTGTGTTTTCCACGGTTTGCGGATTTGTTCTTTGAAATGATCAAACTTTATTCCAAAGTAAATTTAAAATTTTGTTAGGAGGTTATATTTTGATAACGAGCAATGAACGATTTGAAAAATTAGGTTTTATTGCTGATGTGCCAGTAATGAGAAATGGGAAGTTTACCGAACCATATAAAGCATATATTAAAGATTTAAGTCCACATACGAGTTTAATAGTAGAAGGATATAAAAAGAAAGGATACTCTACGTATCGGTATAGTTTTTATAAAGTTACCTATATAAAAGGTGGTCGAAAAATTAATCAAAAAGTATATGCGGAGAATGTTTCCTTAGTAAAGGTGTTACGACAAGTAACATCTTTTTTACATTTCATGGAAAAGGGTGTGAAACATGGATAAAGAAAAGAAGTCTAACCGTTTTAAAGAGCGAATGAAACGAGTGAAGAAACAACCAAAAGAAAAAGCAGGGGTTCGAAAAGATAGGTCGAGACTTATCGCAACCTGTTTATGGTTGGTGTTAATTACGATTTTTTTTGTTTCTGTATTAGGAACATGGTTGTCATTAAATACACGTTCTTCGTTAAATGAAACCAATCAAGTGGTAGAAGCGAAGCAAGCAGAAGATGAAGAAACGTTTAATGTGATAAGTGCAGATGAATATATAAGTAACTTTGTTCGTGCGTTTGTGAATGTAAAAAAAGATGATACTGCATTAGAAGAAAGAGCAGAAACATTGCGAAATTACTTTGTTTATACGCAAGAATTTCAAGATGAAAGCAATGTGATTTATACAATTCCCGACTTTCAAGGGGAGAGAACATTAAAACGTTTAAACCTTTTTAATGTCGTAGAAGAAGATAACCATTATGTCATGCAGTACAAGGTGAATATTACAAATAAATTTAAAAAAGAGGAAATAGATCAAGAACTTTTATTACATGTACCTGTCTTGATGGAAAATGAAAAGTATAGTGTGAAATCGGCACCCTATTTTACAGAGGTTTACTCGTTAAACGGAAATATTGAAGTGGAAGAAGATAACCAAACAATAGAAGAATATAACGGGGCAGAAAAAGAAAATATACTCGCCTTTGTAGCGAATTTCTTTGAAAAGTATACCACCGAAGATGTGGAGGAAATGGGTTACATCATGAATAACCCGACCAGTTTAAATGGTGCCTTTGTTTTTGATGAAATGCAGGAGACAAAAGTTATTCCGGAAGATGACCAATTCGTTATTGTTACACGTGTTGTATTTCGAGATGGATTAACGAATATCCCGCATGTGAATGAAGTGGAGTTGGTGTTAAGTAAAAGCAACAATAGCTATTTCGTAGAAGAACTACATTATCATTAGGAGGAATATGAACATGAATATGTTACACACGTTATTAATAGCGAGTGCGAATTTACCTAGTTTAGATGGAATTACCAACTGGGGGCAACAAATTATTGAACAAGTGGTTATGTTGACGGTGTTCTTTTTGGTAGGAAAATACCTAATCAATTTAAAAATCGGAAAAATCGTGATGATTACGATACTAGGTGGCGTGATTTACTTCATTATTCGAAACTGGTCAACTGTCAGCAACTGGATTAATGCGTTTATCGACACATTGTAAGGATGATCAACCATGAGATATGTATTTAATTATCGGAAGTCATTTCGTGAACCCAAAAAAATTAGGCAGATAACAGAAAGGTATTATCTGCCTTTTGCGGTTGAATTAGTACCTGCAATTAACTTTTTTATTTTTGTAGGAATAACGTTTGTGATTGGATTAGGGATACGTCAATTTTATCCCCATGCATTCAGTAGTACGTGGGTTATATTTTTAATTGGTATACCACTTGCATTAACGATGCTTGTGACAAAGGTTAATCCCGAAGGGAAAAATATTTATCTGTATATGATTGATATGTTTAAGTATTATTTCTTGATTAAACTTCCGAAAAAGAAATTTTGTAATGGGAAAGAAGTATCCTATTTGGATGATAAGAAAATCACATTTAAAAAACCAGTGAAGGTGGTGCGAAAAGGGAATGGCGAAATTAATGCCGGCGTTAAAGACGATACACAAGAATTTGTTTATTACGAGAACGGGCGACATGTACGCAGGATACAGAATCAAGAGCGAATCGATTTCCATGAGAAACAAGAAAGCAGTGGAAAACTATAAATCGAATTGGCAAGATTTTTTTGAAGAAATCACGAGTTATGAAGAATGGCATTTAATGATGTATCCCCAAGAATACCGATTAGGGGAACGATTAAATGAATTAAAATATGTTTTATCCCATGATAGTAAATCGGTTGGAGCATATTATTTAGATGAAACGGAACGTATTTTAAACGCTCGTTTAGGTGTGATGACAAAAGATGATTTTATTTTATTTATCAAATTGCGAGATGACCATATACGAATGGATGCCGATTTAAAAGACAATGTATTTAGTTTATTTAGCAGTTTAACAGATAATGTTGTCCGTCTGTTTGGGTTGGAACAAGATATACCCGTTTCTTTTTTTGAACGGTTTCAAGAGGAAGAGGAAAATCTCAGTAACATTGTGGCTAGTGTAGGTGGTCGGAAGTTAACTTATGAAGAAACGGTGTATGTGAACCGGTATCATTATATACGAGGTCTAAAACATGAAATTGCAGATGAAAAAATAAATGGGAGTGTCGAATCGATTACCAATACGATTATTGACCCGACAGAAACCTCGGTATTGAAATTAGATACGGATGAGGATGAAGGATATACGGCCATTTTGGTGGTGGATGATTTCTTGCATAATATGGCAGAAAGTAACTTGTTTTATCGTGTACAGTCCTTGCCGTTTCCTGTGGAAATACAAATCAAGGCGAAAGCAGAAAAGAAAGCTACTACCAAAATGAAATTAAATTTAAAACAAAAAGAATTGAAAGAATCATCCATTGAACAGGCGAAAACAGGAGATAGAATTGATTCTAGTGTCAGTGAAAGTCATTATCTCGTTCGAAACCTACAAGATGATATTAAAAAGTCGGATGTTTCATTAATCAATTGGATAGCAACTATATTTGTGTATGGCAAAACCAAAAAGGAAGTGTTGAATCGGGCGAAGGAAGTCAAACGGCATTTAAAAAACTGGGAAATCAAATGCCATGTTCCTGTCGCTGATCAATTGAGTTTATTTTATAAAATGTTACCAGGAGAACGATTAGACACAACGACAACAAATTGGCTTCAAAAAACAACCCAAGATGGATTGGCTGAATGCATGTTTGGGATAAATACCGAAGTTGGTTCCAAAATTGGTTTCTTTATCGGTTGGGTAGACCGTTTTTCCAAGCATGTGAATTTAGAAAGAGCAAAGTTAAGTAGTCGAGACCCTGTCTTCTTTCATCCGTTTTTAGCTAATGAAAATATTAGTGGAAGTAAAACACGTTCTCCGCATGTATTGATTACCGGAGATACTGGAAATGGAAAATCGTATCTAGCAAAAGTGATATTTAGTTATATTACCTTGATGAGTGTACGAAGTTTATATATTGACCCGAAGAAAGAGTATCGAAAATGGATTAATAAAGTGATTAATGATAGTGTGGTGAATCGTGATTTTCCGTTATATGTGGAACATTTGAAACGATTTAAATTTATTACACTGGATTATGAAGATGAGCGAAACTGGGGAGCATTGGACCCAGTAGTTTTTATGCCACCAAAACAAGCGAAAGATTTAATTGAGGATATATTCTTACAAGTATATGATTTTAAAGGAAAAGACGAAATATATACGGTATTTCTACAAGCAATTAATGAAGTCCTAGAAGCTCGACAACGTGGAGAAAGCGTTGGTTCGATGCATATTATTGATATGATGCAACATAGTGAAGAATCTTCTGTTCAAAAGGCAGGAGATTTTCTAAATGAAGTGATTGTGAATAGCGTATTAAAATTATGTATTCATGATGGGAGTCATGAAGGACTGAACTTAGATAATCGAGTTTCGGTTATTGAAGTAGAA encodes:
- a CDS encoding replication initiation factor domain-containing protein, with translation MLKDEENPLEAKIDYLRVSFKTHDVDLILNNVVHIKKEFMQHKESGFYGYVGTYQLDNIKVFYSHGLDERGILVEMSGKGCRQFESFLKARNKTWYDFFQDCIDHQGKFPRLDVAIDDRKTYFDIPMALEKVKNGEAISRFRKSDYNGSLNIEDGGYLGTTIYFGSKQSEVYLCFYQKNYEQANKYHTEVEEYGEWNRYELRIKNDRAHKTILEMLKTKNLLVIAKGIMNNYLRFVEKENSEERRHWKTSLFWEEFIGDVGKLKLYTDPSEDFYQKSKEWYLKYGIRTHKMIKLVDDTLGTTDLDDAVFKSELTPKQEHMLMVHLANVQEMVV
- a CDS encoding cupin domain-containing protein; protein product: MYPYQYPYSYPYYAYPPISNYYMIPNDRSMSNESDYAVNFWPYTNTQSDRNTVLKDYGKEPFVVNINQATKHNNTFRTAIWTGNHLQVTLMSINVGDDIGLEVHPNIDQFLRIEEGQGLVQMGDAKDQLYFQKRVYDDDAIMVPAGKWHNLINTGNRPLKLYTIYAPPEHPFGTIHKTKADAIAAEENHHE
- a CDS encoding conjugal transfer protein, with amino-acid sequence MDKEKKSNRFKERMKRVKKQPKEKAGVRKDRSRLIATCLWLVLITIFFVSVLGTWLSLNTRSSLNETNQVVEAKQAEDEETFNVISADEYISNFVRAFVNVKKDDTALEERAETLRNYFVYTQEFQDESNVIYTIPDFQGERTLKRLNLFNVVEEDNHYVMQYKVNITNKFKKEEIDQELLLHVPVLMENEKYSVKSAPYFTEVYSLNGNIEVEEDNQTIEEYNGAEKENILAFVANFFEKYTTEDVEEMGYIMNNPTSLNGAFVFDEMQETKVIPEDDQFVIVTRVVFRDGLTNIPHVNEVELVLSKSNNSYFVEELHYH
- a CDS encoding conjugal transfer protein, which produces MRYVFNYRKSFREPKKIRQITERYYLPFAVELVPAINFFIFVGITFVIGLGIRQFYPHAFSSTWVIFLIGIPLALTMLVTKVNPEGKNIYLYMIDMFKYYFLIKLPKKKFCNGKEVSYLDDKKITFKKPVKVVRKGNGEINAGVKDDTQEFVYYENGRHVRRIQNQERIDFHEKQESSGKL
- a CDS encoding ATP-binding protein, which translates into the protein MRNKKAVENYKSNWQDFFEEITSYEEWHLMMYPQEYRLGERLNELKYVLSHDSKSVGAYYLDETERILNARLGVMTKDDFILFIKLRDDHIRMDADLKDNVFSLFSSLTDNVVRLFGLEQDIPVSFFERFQEEEENLSNIVASVGGRKLTYEETVYVNRYHYIRGLKHEIADEKINGSVESITNTIIDPTETSVLKLDTDEDEGYTAILVVDDFLHNMAESNLFYRVQSLPFPVEIQIKAKAEKKATTKMKLNLKQKELKESSIEQAKTGDRIDSSVSESHYLVRNLQDDIKKSDVSLINWIATIFVYGKTKKEVLNRAKEVKRHLKNWEIKCHVPVADQLSLFYKMLPGERLDTTTTNWLQKTTQDGLAECMFGINTEVGSKIGFFIGWVDRFSKHVNLERAKLSSRDPVFFHPFLANENISGSKTRSPHVLITGDTGNGKSYLAKVIFSYITLMSVRSLYIDPKKEYRKWINKVINDSVVNRDFPLYVEHLKRFKFITLDYEDERNWGALDPVVFMPPKQAKDLIEDIFLQVYDFKGKDEIYTVFLQAINEVLEARQRGESVGSMHIIDMMQHSEESSVQKAGDFLNEVIVNSVLKLCIHDGSHEGLNLDNRVSVIEVENLDLPEAKDDYETYTSSQLKSNAIMLALGKYCELFGKQDKDEKTVEFIDEAWMITSSQQGKKVEKSMRRVGRSYNNALYFISQSTKDALREEENETNNFGVAFAFDEPSERESILRWMNMEVTEENKKMFDDMLQGQCLFKDIYGRTSKITIDCLFEEWEGALETITKSSVAYAEEKYL